One genomic region from Dehalobacter restrictus DSM 9455 encodes:
- the spoIIP gene encoding stage II sporulation protein P: MSEKSFPFELILLEGAPGMSYPQRTYISDTRNAAAGIGMYLLTGVNISDARTYFLSFYAPPSEGPTWLGWAYYPNDPEMEGPLLEPLDNPFYHDPEPIKSAQDVLVSIYHTHSAESYSGDGGADRSAGGENGDIVEIGQLLTEKLNQAGINTAHSEEVNDAVYIQAYNHSYLAAKKMLEKNPTTRLLIDLHRDGLPSQVGKDTAKINGQECARVMIVIGQKNQNWEKNDAIAREIIKIAEKKYPGLFFPKIRYASEARYNQYLTDGAILLEIGSQLNTLEEAQAAAGPIAEVLKEYLGK; encoded by the coding sequence TTGTCTGAAAAAAGTTTTCCGTTTGAGCTTATACTTCTGGAAGGCGCCCCGGGGATGTCTTATCCACAACGAACCTATATCAGTGATACACGGAATGCTGCTGCAGGGATCGGAATGTATTTGCTGACCGGAGTCAACATATCCGACGCTCGGACGTATTTTTTAAGTTTCTATGCACCTCCTTCCGAAGGGCCGACCTGGCTGGGCTGGGCCTATTATCCCAATGATCCTGAAATGGAGGGACCACTGCTCGAACCCCTCGATAATCCGTTTTATCATGATCCTGAACCGATTAAAAGTGCGCAGGATGTCCTGGTAAGCATCTATCACACCCACAGTGCAGAGTCCTATTCGGGGGATGGCGGTGCAGACCGGTCAGCTGGAGGTGAAAACGGAGATATTGTGGAGATTGGACAGCTATTGACTGAAAAATTGAACCAGGCAGGAATCAATACGGCACATTCCGAGGAGGTTAATGATGCTGTCTATATCCAGGCCTACAATCATTCCTATCTCGCAGCAAAAAAAATGCTCGAGAAAAACCCAACAACCCGTTTGCTGATCGATCTTCACCGGGACGGACTTCCTTCCCAGGTGGGCAAAGATACTGCAAAGATTAACGGACAGGAGTGTGCCAGAGTCATGATTGTGATCGGTCAGAAAAATCAAAACTGGGAAAAGAATGATGCAATTGCGCGTGAAATTATTAAGATTGCGGAAAAAAAATACCCGGGACTGTTTTTCCCGAAAATCCGCTATGCCTCAGAAGCACGCTATAACCAGTATCTCACGGACGGAGCAATCCTGCTGGAAATTGGCAGTCAGCTAAACACGTTGGAGGAAGCACAGGCTGCAGCCGGACCGATAGCCGAAGTATTGAAGGAATATCTCGGTAAATGA
- the hrcA gene encoding heat-inducible transcriptional repressor HrcA produces the protein MEMDERKHKILKAIVQDYIATAEPVGSRTVSKKFELGVSPATIRNEMADLEELGLIEQPHTSAGRIPSDSGYRYYVDYLMDPLSLNHDEKKNINQEITSRLSEVQEVIEYTGKLISQVTNLTSIVLGPKSRNGILKNLYFLPYEQGKAIMVTVKENGSVENNIVDIGSDTSPEELQILANIFNQKMSGTRVQDLKKGLINEIYSELSRKRRIIDGMMGILERMFDDKDGESEERVYLGGTLNMLDQPEFRDINKVRSLFSVFEENNKLKELLSHDQKGLSIMIGAENADQVFKNCSIISATYQINGKQIGSVGVLGPTRMDYGKAIAIVDYMTNSLTELLTERHRRTRT, from the coding sequence ATGGAAATGGATGAAAGAAAACACAAGATTTTAAAAGCGATTGTGCAGGATTATATTGCCACCGCGGAGCCTGTCGGTTCCAGAACCGTTTCCAAAAAGTTTGAGCTGGGGGTGTCTCCGGCGACGATCCGCAATGAGATGGCAGATCTCGAAGAGTTGGGACTTATTGAACAGCCCCATACATCTGCAGGAAGGATTCCTTCCGACTCAGGCTATCGCTATTATGTCGATTATCTGATGGACCCTTTGAGCCTGAACCATGATGAAAAGAAAAATATCAACCAGGAGATCACCAGCAGACTCAGCGAAGTGCAGGAAGTCATCGAATACACCGGAAAGCTTATTTCCCAGGTGACGAACCTGACCAGTATTGTACTTGGACCAAAAAGCCGAAACGGTATTCTAAAGAATTTGTATTTTCTCCCCTACGAGCAGGGGAAGGCCATCATGGTGACCGTGAAAGAGAATGGTTCGGTAGAGAATAATATTGTCGATATCGGTTCGGATACAAGCCCGGAGGAACTTCAGATTCTGGCGAATATTTTCAACCAGAAAATGAGCGGAACCAGGGTACAGGATTTGAAAAAAGGCCTGATCAACGAAATATACAGCGAGCTTTCCAGAAAACGCCGCATTATTGATGGAATGATGGGTATTTTGGAAAGAATGTTTGATGATAAGGATGGAGAGTCCGAAGAACGGGTCTACCTTGGCGGGACATTAAATATGCTTGATCAGCCTGAATTCAGGGATATCAATAAAGTTCGAAGTCTCTTTTCCGTATTTGAGGAGAACAATAAGCTGAAGGAGCTTCTAAGTCATGACCAAAAGGGATTAAGTATCATGATCGGAGCGGAAAATGCTGATCAGGTATTTAAAAATTGCAGTATCATATCTGCAACCTACCAGATTAACGGGAAACAGATTGGTTCAGTGGGAGTTTTGGGTCCGACCAGAATGGATTACGGCAAAGCGATTGCGATTGTAGATTATATGACAAACAGCTTGACCGAATTGCTGACAGAGAGGCACCGGAGGACCCGGACTTAG
- the murJ gene encoding murein biosynthesis integral membrane protein MurJ, translating to MTNNQKMMKAAGFMMAANLVSRLLGFVRESLMAGLFGKTAATDAYNTAFILPDLLYWLLVGGVLSAAFIPVLSEYIAKEKEKEGWKVVSSVTNATFLLLCILVIAGMLLTPKFIEMQVPGFSPANKELTIYLTRILLLQPVILALSGITMGILNSYKIFWPSALGTVLYNASVILFGALFANSGEARSISGFAFGVVIGATVNFLVQVPSLRRVGFRYYPMIDLKHPGVRKIMVLAVPMIIMYTLNQFQVIVNSNLGSALDPGSLTAIWYSYRLFQVPVGIFALAIGVAVFPTLTEQAALKKAKDFLETISSAIRLIIFITVPISIGMVVLRFPLIRVLFQHGEFSAGDTDIMAVPLLYFSLGITAQAIIQILPRAFYAMQNTWIPVILGLIAMAASIIWMYILVGPLACGGLALAVTLGAIMQMLLLFIVLRRKLGKIDGRRIAAVFSKTLAAALAMAAVVMIWANLLTLWVGIGKMGSTIVLISGALVGMLVFFIVARLLKMEEYQMAIEMLIKRRK from the coding sequence ATGACAAACAATCAAAAAATGATGAAAGCGGCAGGCTTCATGATGGCTGCCAACCTTGTTTCCAGGCTTCTCGGTTTTGTCAGGGAATCCCTGATGGCAGGCCTGTTTGGGAAAACGGCGGCTACAGATGCGTATAATACGGCTTTTATTCTTCCGGACCTGCTCTACTGGCTGTTGGTCGGAGGGGTGTTGAGTGCTGCCTTTATCCCTGTCCTATCCGAATATATTGCCAAAGAAAAGGAAAAAGAAGGATGGAAAGTCGTCAGCTCGGTAACCAATGCGACATTTCTTCTGCTCTGTATCCTGGTTATCGCAGGCATGCTGCTGACTCCGAAGTTTATTGAGATGCAGGTACCCGGATTCAGTCCGGCGAATAAGGAACTTACCATCTATCTTACCCGCATCTTACTGCTGCAGCCGGTCATTCTGGCTTTGAGCGGGATTACGATGGGTATCCTGAACTCGTACAAAATATTTTGGCCGTCCGCGCTGGGGACGGTCCTTTACAATGCCAGCGTCATCCTATTTGGGGCGCTTTTTGCTAATTCCGGTGAGGCCCGGAGTATCTCCGGTTTTGCGTTTGGGGTCGTGATCGGCGCTACGGTAAATTTTCTTGTCCAGGTCCCTTCCCTGCGCAGGGTTGGCTTCCGCTACTATCCAATGATCGATTTGAAACATCCCGGGGTCCGGAAGATCATGGTCTTGGCTGTCCCGATGATTATCATGTACACCTTGAATCAATTCCAGGTCATTGTGAATTCCAACCTCGGTTCTGCGCTTGATCCGGGAAGCTTGACTGCGATCTGGTACTCTTACCGTCTTTTCCAGGTCCCGGTCGGCATCTTCGCGCTGGCCATCGGTGTCGCTGTTTTTCCGACCTTAACAGAGCAGGCTGCTCTGAAAAAGGCCAAAGACTTTCTGGAGACGATCTCGAGTGCAATTCGTCTGATTATCTTTATTACGGTTCCGATATCCATTGGGATGGTCGTCCTGCGCTTCCCTTTGATTCGGGTTCTGTTCCAGCATGGTGAATTCAGTGCAGGGGATACGGATATCATGGCTGTGCCGCTGCTGTATTTTTCGCTGGGGATCACTGCTCAGGCTATTATTCAGATTCTGCCGCGTGCTTTTTATGCGATGCAGAACACCTGGATTCCGGTTATTCTTGGTCTTATCGCCATGGCTGCCAGCATAATCTGGATGTACATTTTAGTCGGGCCTTTGGCTTGCGGCGGCTTGGCCCTGGCTGTAACCCTCGGAGCCATTATGCAGATGCTCCTGCTGTTTATCGTACTGCGCCGCAAACTCGGCAAAATTGACGGGCGCAGAATCGCAGCCGTGTTTAGTAAAACACTGGCAGCCGCTTTGGCCATGGCAGCTGTCGTCATGATTTGGGCGAATCTGCTGACCCTTTGGGTCGGAATTGGCAAAATGGGATCGACGATTGTTTTAATCAGCGGAGCACTCGTAGGCATGCTCGTGTTTTTTATAGTTGCCCGTCTGCTGAAGATGGAAGAGTACCAAATGGCCATCGAGATGCTGATCAAACGACGCAAATAA
- the hemW gene encoding radical SAM family heme chaperone HemW, whose translation MTSLYVHVPFCVKKCSYCAFYSVPYTAPIIADSKIFGSVDGADHMLLSDPASDLVFVYLRGLERELELRAKEASQGVSSLFIGGGTPTVLNASQLDRLLNLIYRYYFKALSRTDSTELSDPIRDPRIHTSRTGQVLEKTIECNPGTLDREKLMLCRTYGINRISLGAQSFDDRLLKSIDRIHTVEDIHRSVTLIRQSGIDNLNLDLIFGLPGQRMGDWQDTLRQAIALSPEHLSLYALTLEEDTPLHKEYAYSQAGSPDCKETLDGLNSRNRLDRLPDDDLQADMYEWAVSYLQSCGYGRYEVSNFARPGFECKHNRSYWRGQDYIGLGPGAVSCLNNVRTRNPEDIAGYTRILESGQRPLDPSATEVLTREQQISEFMMLGLRTADGIDTAEFSAKFQTEIQDIYGQILQNYIDRDIFRLAEGRLKINPACFFVLNAVLVDFIL comes from the coding sequence ATGACTTCTTTATATGTTCATGTTCCGTTTTGTGTAAAAAAATGTTCCTACTGCGCATTCTATTCGGTACCTTATACTGCTCCCATTATCGCAGACAGTAAAATATTCGGTAGCGTAGATGGGGCTGACCATATGTTATTATCAGACCCGGCCTCCGATTTGGTCTTCGTCTATTTGCGCGGACTGGAGCGGGAGCTTGAGTTGCGAGCTAAGGAAGCCTCCCAGGGGGTTTCTTCTCTTTTTATTGGGGGCGGAACGCCCACAGTTCTGAATGCCAGTCAGCTTGATCGGCTGCTGAATCTGATTTACCGGTATTATTTTAAGGCCCTGAGCCGGACAGACTCGACAGAACTATCTGATCCGATAAGGGATCCCCGTATCCATACTTCCAGAACCGGTCAGGTCCTAGAAAAAACAATTGAGTGTAATCCCGGCACACTTGACCGGGAGAAATTGATGCTCTGCCGGACGTACGGGATCAACCGGATATCGCTCGGCGCTCAGAGCTTTGATGACCGTCTGCTGAAAAGCATCGACAGAATCCATACCGTGGAGGATATTCACAGGAGCGTCACCCTTATCAGACAATCGGGGATAGATAACCTGAACCTTGACCTGATTTTTGGACTTCCGGGACAGAGAATGGGAGATTGGCAGGATACGCTTCGCCAGGCCATCGCATTGTCGCCTGAACACCTTTCACTCTATGCACTTACGCTTGAGGAAGATACCCCGCTGCATAAAGAATATGCATACAGTCAGGCAGGCAGTCCGGACTGCAAGGAAACCTTGGATGGCTTGAACAGCCGGAATCGCCTGGATCGTCTGCCGGATGACGACTTGCAGGCCGATATGTACGAATGGGCGGTTTCTTATCTTCAAAGCTGCGGCTATGGCCGCTATGAAGTTTCCAACTTTGCGAGGCCCGGTTTTGAATGCAAACATAACCGGTCTTATTGGCGAGGGCAGGATTATATAGGTCTTGGACCGGGGGCAGTCTCATGTCTGAACAACGTTAGAACCAGGAATCCAGAGGATATTGCCGGTTATACCCGGATATTGGAATCTGGACAAAGACCTTTGGACCCTTCGGCAACCGAAGTACTGACCAGAGAGCAGCAGATCTCTGAATTTATGATGCTGGGGCTGCGTACGGCAGATGGAATCGACACCGCAGAATTTTCTGCAAAATTTCAAACGGAAATTCAGGATATTTATGGACAAATTTTGCAAAACTATATTGATAGAGATATTTTCCGACTTGCCGAAGGCAGGTTGAAAATTAACCCTGCCTGCTTTTTCGTGCTCAATGCGGTTCTGGTGGATTTCATTTTGTAG
- the lepA gene encoding translation elongation factor 4 — MANASSKIRNFSIIAHIDHGKSTLADRLIEYTGTMSTRELKEQVLDSMDLERERGITIKLQAVRLRYKAKNGEVYELNLIDTPGHVDFSYEVSRSLAACEGALLVVDAAQGIEAQTLANVYLALENDLEIIPVINKIDLPSAEPDRVKQEIEDVIGIDASEAILASAKVGIGVEEILEAIVQRIPPPKGDDEEPLKSLIFDSKFDSYKGAIPYIRLFDGKVSKGTNIRMMSTGKMFEITEVGVFTPGMTIVDELRAGQVGYIAGSIKNVGDTRVGDTVTDNDHAAAEPLSGYRKAVSMVFCGLYPVETSDFDRLKDALEKLQLNDASLMYENETSAALGFGFRCGFLGLLHMEIIQERLEREFGLSIITTAPSVVYKVNTTAKEQVFIDNPALLPPEGKIESIEEPVVKATIMVPSEYVGTIMELNQEKRGTFLNMDYITASRVSLYYELPLSEIVYDYFDQLKSRTKGYASLDYELIGYKEADLVKLDIMLNAEIVDALSFIVHKDKAYSRGRKLVEKLRSLIPRQMFEIPVQAVIGAKVIARENIRAMRKDVLAKCYGGDISRKRKLLEKQKEGKKRMKQVGSVEIPQDAFMAVLKMDD, encoded by the coding sequence ATGGCAAACGCTTCATCTAAAATCAGAAATTTTTCGATCATTGCCCATATCGATCACGGCAAATCTACTCTTGCCGATCGGCTGATTGAGTATACCGGAACCATGTCCACCCGGGAACTCAAGGAGCAGGTTCTCGACTCCATGGATTTGGAACGGGAGCGTGGTATTACCATCAAATTGCAGGCAGTTCGTTTGCGCTACAAGGCAAAAAACGGAGAGGTCTATGAGCTGAATCTGATCGATACTCCCGGACATGTTGACTTTTCTTACGAAGTTTCCCGGAGTCTGGCTGCCTGCGAAGGGGCTTTGTTGGTGGTCGATGCGGCCCAGGGTATTGAGGCGCAGACTCTTGCCAACGTCTATCTTGCTTTGGAAAATGACCTGGAGATCATTCCGGTTATTAATAAAATAGATCTGCCAAGCGCAGAACCTGACAGAGTCAAACAGGAGATTGAAGATGTGATTGGGATTGACGCGAGTGAGGCGATCCTCGCATCGGCCAAAGTGGGGATTGGGGTCGAAGAGATCCTGGAAGCCATTGTCCAGAGGATTCCTCCGCCTAAGGGCGATGATGAAGAACCTTTAAAGTCATTGATTTTTGACTCAAAGTTTGATTCCTACAAAGGTGCGATCCCTTATATTCGATTATTTGACGGTAAAGTCTCCAAAGGAACGAACATCAGGATGATGTCCACCGGAAAAATGTTTGAAATCACCGAAGTTGGTGTTTTTACCCCAGGAATGACGATTGTCGATGAGCTGAGGGCAGGCCAGGTTGGCTATATCGCGGGCAGTATCAAGAATGTCGGGGATACCCGGGTCGGGGATACCGTGACGGATAACGACCATGCGGCGGCGGAACCGCTGTCGGGCTACCGCAAAGCGGTATCGATGGTTTTTTGCGGCCTTTATCCGGTTGAAACTTCCGACTTTGACAGGCTGAAGGATGCGCTGGAGAAACTTCAGTTGAATGATGCGAGTTTAATGTATGAAAATGAAACGTCCGCAGCGCTGGGTTTTGGTTTTCGCTGTGGTTTCCTGGGTCTCCTGCACATGGAAATTATCCAGGAGAGACTCGAGAGGGAATTTGGCCTCAGTATTATTACGACCGCACCGAGCGTTGTTTATAAAGTAAATACCACAGCCAAGGAACAGGTCTTTATCGATAACCCTGCGCTTCTGCCGCCTGAAGGAAAGATCGAATCGATTGAAGAGCCTGTGGTCAAGGCTACGATTATGGTACCCTCCGAGTACGTAGGCACCATCATGGAACTGAACCAGGAGAAAAGGGGTACGTTCCTGAACATGGATTACATCACCGCTTCGCGCGTAAGTCTCTATTATGAGCTTCCGTTAAGCGAAATTGTATATGATTATTTTGATCAGCTTAAATCCCGGACCAAAGGGTATGCGTCTCTGGACTATGAACTGATCGGATACAAGGAAGCGGATCTTGTGAAACTCGATATCATGCTGAACGCTGAAATTGTTGATGCACTCTCCTTCATTGTCCATAAAGACAAAGCATATTCTCGTGGACGCAAACTTGTTGAAAAGCTGCGCAGCCTGATTCCGCGGCAGATGTTTGAGATACCTGTTCAGGCCGTGATCGGTGCCAAGGTCATTGCCAGGGAGAATATCCGGGCTATGCGCAAAGATGTTCTGGCCAAATGCTACGGTGGTGACATTTCCCGGAAACGCAAACTGCTGGAAAAGCAAAAAGAAGGCAAGAAACGCATGAAACAAGTCGGCAGTGTGGAAATACCCCAGGACGCTTTCATGGCAGTGCTCAAGATGGACGATTAA